The DNA segment TTTTTCTCCTACATGATGAGAATGATCTGAGAGTTCTTCCTGAGATGAGGCAAAGCCTTCTGAGTAGTTGGACCCTAGGTATACTTGTTTTGGAGGCTGGGAAGAAGGTTTTTCTCTGGAGCGAGTACTTTTCCTGGTGGAGGCTGAGGGATTTTTAGAGTGTTTAGCCATGAAAGAAACTGGATGAAGAGAGTTTCTGAGAAGGTTTCTAGGCAATGGGAACGATGGAGATTGGAAGAGGATTTCAGAGATTTAAAGAAGGATTTTCTAACGGTTGGCTACAGGAAAGGAAAGGGTGTCAGTTGAACAGGCGTGATGAATGGTTTTCCTTTCTTGAACGCTTTAACTGATgtgaaaagagaggaaaagagaggGAATTCGGAGGCGCAATTAATGACTATGAAAAGACAACGTTTAAACATTAGGCATACAAAACATAAAGATATCACATAGGTCCTAATATTAATGATCAATGGAAATAATACCACGTAATTCTCTTTAAAAGCAAAATATGTCTTCAAGTAAAGgtttagtgaaaatatctgctaatTGATTAGTAGTTCCAACAAAAGATAATTCTATAtttcccttaagaacatgatctctaatgaaaTGATTATTGATGTCTATATGTTTTGCCCTAGAGTGATGCACATGATTTTTTAAGAGACATATAGTGCTAGAGTTATCATAGAAAATTGGAATGGATTTAAAGAATAGTTCATAGTCACCCAATTGATGAGACATCCATACTAATTGTGCATAACATTGTCCAATGGGGATATACTCAGCCTCAGTTGTGGATAGTACAACTGATCCTTGCTTTTTACTGTTCCAAGATACCAGTGCTTTTCTAAGTAATTGGCATGTTCTGCTGGTGCTTTTTCTGTCTTCCTTATCATCTGCAAGATCAACATCCGAAAAACCTTCTAGTTTAAAATTGTTAGAGCGTGGATACCATAATCCGTGAGAAATAGTTCTAATGAGATATCGAATAATTCTCTTTACTGCAGTTAGATGTGATTCTTTAGGAGCTGACTGAAACCTGGCATATTTACAaacactaaacataatatctggtcGACTGGCAGTTAGATAAAGAAGGGagccaatcattccacgatatttAGTTTCATCAACAGGATTTCCCTGTTCATCTTTGTCAAGACTTGTTGAAGGACTCATTGGTGTGCCAATAGCTTTAGTCTTACTCATACCGAACTTCTGAATCAACTCCTTTGTGTATTTTGTCTGACatataaaacattccttcttcagattgttgaatttgaagtccAAGGAAGAACGTTAgctctcccatcatactcatttcaaactcactttgcataagatttgaaaattccttACATAGAAGAGGATTTAGCactaccaaaaataatatcatcaacataaacttgAATAATGAGATTACCTTCCAATGATCTTTTAATAAAAAGGGTAGTGTCTACTTTACCTCTTGTAAATCCGTGATCAATAAGAAATGAGTTGAGTCTTTCGTACCATGCTCGTGgagcttgtttaagtccatataaTGCTTTGGTCAATTTGTACACATCGTAAGGAAACtttgaatcttcaaatccaggGGGTTGTTTTGCATAAACCTCCTCCtcaataaaaccatttaaaaaggcacttttgacatccatttggaagaGCCTAAATATTTTAAAGTATTATTTAGCTTATTTCTGTTGACCTCGTAGTTGACTCCTTGTATGCTCATCCATTTGGAGGATAGTTTGATCTTTATTTTGGTCACAAGGCAATAGACAAGTAAGGTATCTCTTTGAGAGAAGGTAGAGAAGGAGCCAGTACGAGGGAGCAGAGTAGTTGCAACAATGTGGTCTAGAACATGAGTTTCAAAGCTAACATCACTTGGACCTAACTGGTTCGAGAGGGATTCAGATGAACACTCAACAATACAACGTTTTGCTTGATCAAAGGTTATTTCAAAATCATCAGGCCAAGAATTTTTTAAAAGCATGGGAAAACCAGAACACTTACACTGAAAAATTAAGTCAAATATGGCACAATCAAGAACGATGCGCTTTCCTAACACTAAGGATTCCAACTTGGCAGACTTACTTGAGCGAAGATTGGCATAAAACACTCTCACTAGGGGTTCATAGACTTTAGGAAAGAAAACAGAAAAGAATTTTGACCAGCCTTGATAACCAAACAGATCTTTTACCTTACAGTTTAGGGCTTCTATGTCATCAAGGTCGACTACTCTGCCATGAGCGATTGGCTTGTCTTTTAGAGCAATAAAAAATTCCCTGTTTGGAGAATCACAGAAATTTAGGTCAGACTCTAAAAAACTTGAGAGATCTATTTTCGATTTCTTTGGAGTAAAGGATTCAGGTGGTTCTTCCAAAGGTCTTTTTCCTAGGGCTTTTTCTCCTAGAGGATGAGAATGATCTGAGAGTTCTGCCTGAGATGAGGCAAAGCCTTCTTAGTGGTTGGACCCTAGGTCTACTTATTTTAGAGGCTGAGAAGAAGGTTTTGCTCTGGAACGAGTACTTTTCCTGGTGGAGGCTGAGGGATTGTTAGAGTGTTTAGCCATGGAAGACACTGGTTGAAGAGAGTTTCAGAGAGGGTTTCTAGACGATGGGAACTATGGAGATTGGAAAAGGGTTTCAGAGATTAACAGAAAGGGTTTCTGATGGTTGGGTACAGGAAAGAAAAGGGTGTCAGTTGAACAGGCGTGATGACTGGTTTTCCTTTCTTGAACACTGCAACTGATgtgaaaagagaggaaaagagaggAAATTTGGAGGCGCTATTAATGACTATGAAAAGACAAAGTTTAAACACCAGGCatacaaaacataaaaatatcaCATATGTCCTAATATTAATGATCAATAGAAACAATACCAAGTAATTCTCTTAAAAAGTAAAATTTGTCTTCAAGTAAAGGTTTAATGAAAATATCTGCTAATTGATTAGTAGTTCCAACAAAATATAATTCTATAtttcccttaagaacatgatctctaattaAATGATGCTTGATGTCTATATGTTTTGCCCTAGAGTGATGCACAGGATTTTTCGAGAGGCATATATTGCTAGAGTTATCACAGAAAATTGGAATGGGTTTAAAAAATAGTTCATAGTCACCCAATTGATGAGACATTCATAGTAATTGTGCACAACTTTGTCCAATGGGGATATACTCAGCCTCAGTTGTGGATAGTACAACTGAACCTTGCTTTTTACTGTTCCAAGATATCAGTGTTTTTCCAAGTAATTGACATGTTCCGTTGGTGCTTTTTCTGTCTTTCTTATCACCTGCAAGATCAGTATCTGAAAAACCTTCTAGTTTAAAATTGTTAGAGCATGGATACCATAATCCGTAAGAAATAGTTCCAATGAGATATCGAATAATTCTCTTTACTGCAGTCAGATGTAATTCTTTAGGAGCTGACTGAAACCTGGCACATTTACAAACACTGAATATAATATCTGGTCGACTAGCAGCTAGATAAAGAAGGGagccaatcattccacgatatttAGTTTCATCAACAGGATTTCCCTATTCATCTTTGTCAAGACTTGTTGAAGGACTCATTGGTGTGCCAATAGCTTTAGCCTTACTCATAACAAACTTCTGAATCAACTCCTTTGTGTATTTTGTCTGACATATAAACGTTTCTTCTTcagattgttgaatttgaagtccAAGAAAGAACGTTAgctctcccatc comes from the Nicotiana tabacum cultivar K326 chromosome 14, ASM71507v2, whole genome shotgun sequence genome and includes:
- the LOC142168829 gene encoding secreted RxLR effector protein 161-like, which produces MSKTKAIGTPMSPSTSLDKDEQGNPVDETKYRGMIGSLLYLTASRPDIMFSVCKYARFQSAPKESHLTAVKRIIRYLIRTISHGLWYPRSNNFKLEGFSDVDLADDKEDRKSTSRTCQLLRKALVSWNSKKQGSVVLSTTEAEYIPIGQCYAQLVWMSHQLGDYELFFKSIPIFYDNSSTICLLKNHVHHSRAKHIDINNHFIRDHVLKGNIELSFVGTTNQLADIFTKPLLEDIFCF
- the LOC107804916 gene encoding secreted RxLR effector protein 161-like — its product is MIGSLLYLAASRPDIIFSVCKCARFQSAPKELHLTAVKRIIRYLIGTISYGLWYPCSNNFKLEGFSDTDLAGDKKDRKSTNGTCQLLGKTLISWNSKKQGSVVLSTTEAEYIPIGQSCAQLL